A region from the Gallus gallus isolate bGalGal1 chromosome 25, bGalGal1.mat.broiler.GRCg7b, whole genome shotgun sequence genome encodes:
- the PSMD4 gene encoding 26S proteasome non-ATPase regulatory subunit 4: MVLESTMVCVDNSEYMRNGDFLPTRLQAQQDAVNIVCHSKTRSNPENNVGLITLANNCEVLTTLTPDTGRILSKLHTVQPKGKITFCTGIRVAHLALKHRQGKNHKMRIIAFVGSPVEDNEKDLVKLAKRLKKEKVNVDIINFGEEEANTDKLTAFINTLNGKDGTGSHLVTVPPGPSLADALISSPILAGEGGAMLGLGASDFEFGVDPSADPELALALRVSMEEQRQRQEEEARRAAAASAAEAGIAATGGDDSDDALLKMTITQQEFGRAGLPDLSSMTEEEQIAYAMQMSLQGAEFAQAEAAEVDSSTAMDTSEPTKEEDDYDVMQDPEFLQSVLENLPGVDPNNEAIRNAMGSLASQASKEGKDKKEEDKK; the protein is encoded by the exons ATGGTTCTGGAGAGCACCATGGTGTG CGTTGACAACAGTGAATACATGAGAAATGGGGACTTCCTACCCACTCGCCTGCAAGCTCAGCAGGATGCCGTCAACATCGTGTGCCACTCCAAGACCCGCAGCAACCCCGAGAACAACGTGGGGCTCATCACCTTAGCCAA TAACTGTGAAGTGTTGACCACGCTCACTCCGGACACAGGACGGATCCTTTCAAAGCTACACACAGTGCAGCCCAAAGGGAAAATCACCTTTTGCACGGGGATCAGAGTTGCTCAC CTGGCTCTGAAGCATCGCCAGGGCAAGAATCACAAGATGCGAATCATTGCCTTTGTTGGGAGCCCTGTAGAAGATAATGAGAAAGAC CTGGTGAAGCTGGCAAAGCGTCTGAAGAAGGAGAAGGTCAACGTTGACATTATCAACTTTGGAGAAGAG GAAGCCAACACGGACAAACTGACGGCCTTCATCAACACCCTGAACGGCAAGGACGGCACGGGCTCCCACCTGGTGACGGTGCCGCCGGGGCCCAGCCTGGCCGACGCCCTCATCAGCTCCCCGATCCTGGCCGGTGAGGGGGGCGCCATGCTGGGCCTCGGCGCCAGCGACTTCGAGTTCGGCGTGGATCCGAGCGCCGACCCAGAGCTGGCCCTG GCTCTGCGTGTCTCCatggaggagcagaggcagcggcaggaggaggaggccaGGAGGGCTGCGGCCGCCTCTGCAGCTGAGGCTGGGATCGCTGCCACCGGAGGGGACG ATTCGGACGATGCTCTGCTGAAGATGACGATCACCCAGCAGGAGTTCGGGCGCGCCGGGCTGCCCGACCTGAGCAGCATGACGGAGGAGGAGCAGATCGCCTACGCCATGCAGATGTCGCTGCAGGGAGCGG AGTTCGCGCAGGCGGAGGCGGCCGAGgtggacagcagcacagccatggaCACCTCCGAGCCCACCAAG GAGGAGGACGACTACGACGTGATGCAGGACCCCGAATTCCTGCAGAGCGTGCTGGAGAACCTGCCAGGCGTCGACCCCAACAACGAGGCCATCCGCAACGCCATGGGCTCGCTGGCCTCGCAGGCCTCCAAGGAGGGCAAGGACAAGAAGGAGGAGGACAAGAAGTGA
- the ZNF687 gene encoding zinc finger protein 687 isoform X1 has translation MGDMKTPDFDDLLAAFDIPDIDTNEAIHSGHDEAEAHIKPVPGEPGPPDHVLPHTDITAVSVIVKNTVCPEQLDALDGRSKDGHGLGSRLLQNGFGAAELPRSPAARSVEAVASSNGECWVKEKGPKPLDIFSHFSPDPNEDSAANLIDRARECKPKEKSLAVPSLSPSPTPSLDCKEPGGEGAEGLPPPFPQPFEGSQAGAVSGPPPSVPCIKKEESDSEEAAREANPKALSAALGENPLEHLKSVTVRYSAGDSPITSWPGSDPSLGSGASSLPEVKHSPSSPREPFFKPSSPVVQSPRIPTSPKQLDDITLKEEREALEKSMGSPQSMSSAEEEEEEEEGNTNDSPSSNSSRPLKVRIKTIKTSCGSITRTVTRVSSDSEPGSARGSAEQSSEDAALEAEKEDGVALEVPREKLDLSSPLKAIEGPKIVSVQLGNGTKIKGTVLPVSTIQNASSAMLIAASVAQQKSVVLPAKTGKAVTKNIINLVPQALPKADTRTNASPVTQTTSVTTTANQKLNGTTVVMVQPQKPSPTVAGTVISRSQSSLVEAFNKILNSKNLLPTYKPNLSPPADASLALPPFGYRCLECGDSFALEKSLARHYDRRSMRIEVTCNHCTKRLVFFNKCSLLLHAREHKDKGLVMQCSHLVMRPIALDQMIGQPDITPLVSVASFPAGKVAGVTQDALSAANGAPELPILPLSSSGSEQSNYSCFRCLECKEQCKDKAGLAAHFQQAVATGTTSSTVCTTCPMIMSNRCSFSAHQRMHKNRPPHVCPECGGNFLLANFETHLKESCLHFSRRVGYRCPSCAVVFGGVNSIKSHIQTSHCEVFHKCPICPMAFKSAPSAHAHVYTQHPGFGNQQSKMIYKCAMCDTVFTHKPLLSSHFDQHLLNQRVSVFKCPDCPLLFAQKRTMLEHLKNTHQPPKPREEPTKKAAVLLTPKQEPMETPVPKISDESSSSTEEDDPPSSPELRKAKRSRFQRKATSKPKGSGWTCGVCHSWFPERDEYVSHMKKDHGKSVKKFPCHLCERSFCSAPSLRRHVRVNHEGIKRVYPCRFCTEGKRTFSSRLILEKHIQVRHGIKVTDQTKSQEVIIARIGAGAVQVPGRKRKLSSDDGDSCSEEPDSTTPPSKNPKGDRKAPFRCRKCGYVASSAADFQEHIPQHRTDESSHQCRECGLCFTSQVSLNRHRFITHKKKKGAGEAEEPGPRSPLEGAPHAADGALSCTVCGRSFDSQLNLKTHFRTHGMAFIRARQNVSPEN, from the exons ATGGGTGACATGAAGACTCCGGACTTTGACGACCTCCTGGCAGCGTTCGACATCCCCGACATCGACACCAATGAGGCCATCCACTCGGGCCACGACGAGGCTGAGGCTCACATCAAACCGGTTCCCGGCGAGCCGGGGCCGCCTGACCACGTCCTCCCCCACACCGACATCACCGCCGTCAGCGTCATCGTGAAGAACACCGTGTGCCCGGAGCAGCTCGATGCGCTGGACGGGCGCAGTAAGGATGGGCACGGCCTCGGCTCCCGCCTACTGCAGAACGGCTTCGGGGCGGCCGAGCTGCCCAGGTCCCCCGCAGCCAGGTCTGTGGAAGCCGTGGCGTCCTCCAACGGGGAGTGCTGGGTGAAGGAGAAAGGACCCAAACCCCTGGATATCTTCTCCCATTTTAGCCCTGATCCCAATGAAGACAGCGCTGCCAACCTGATTGACAGAGCTCGCGAGTGCAAGCCGAAGGAGAAGTCCTTGGCCGTGCCCTCCCTCTCCCCGTCTCCCACCCCATCGCTGGACTGCAAGGAGCCCGGCGGGGAGGGCGCGGAgggccttcccccccccttcccgcAGCCCTTCGAGGgcagccaggctggggctgTGAGCGGGCCGCCTCCCTCCGTGCCCTGCATCAAGAAGGAGGAGTCGGACTCCGAGGAGGCGGCCCGCGAGGCCAACCCGAAGGCTCTGTCTGCTGCGCTGGGGGAGAATCCCCTGGAGCACCTGAAGTCCGTCACCGTCCGCTACTCCGCGGGTGATTCTCCCATCACATCCTGGCCCGGCTCCGACCCCAGCCTGGGCAGCGGTGCCAGCAGTCTGCCCGAGGTGAAGCACTCGCCCAGCAGCCCCCGGGAGCCCTTCTTTAAGCCTTCCTCTCCCGTGGTGCAGAGCCCCAGGATCCCCACTTCTCCAAAGCAGCTGGACGACATCACCCTCAAGGAGGAGCGCGAAGCACTGGAGAAGTCGATGGGAAGTCCGCAGAGTATGTCCAGcgctgaggaggaggaggaggaggaggaaggcaacACCAACGATTCCCCGTCCTCCAATTCCTCGCGGCCGCTGAAAGTGCGGATCAAAACCATCAAGACCTCCTGTGGGAGCATCACCCGCACGGTGACGCGCGTCTCGTCCGACTCAGAGCCCGGCTCTGCCAGGGGTTCGGCCGAGCAGAGCTCCGAGGACGCCGCTCTCGAGGCGGAGAAGGAGGACGGCGTCGCGCTGGAGGTGCCCCGGGAGAAGCTGGATCTCTCCAGCCCCCTGAAAGCCATCGAGGGGCCCAAAATCGTCAGCGTCCAACTCGGCAACGGCACCAAGATCAAAGGCACCGTGCTGCCCGTCTCCACCATCCAGAACGCCAGCAGCGCCATGCTGATCGCCGCCAGCGTGGCGCAGCAGAAGTCCGTGGTGCTGCCGGCCAAGACGGGCAAAGCCGTCACCAAGAACATCATCAACCTGGTGCCGCAGGCGCTGCCCAAGGCCGACACGCGGACCAACGCCAGCCCCGTCACGCAGACCACCAGCGTCACCACCACGGCCAACCAGAAGCTGAACGGCACCACGGTGGTGATGGTGCAGCCGCAGAAGCCCTCCCCGACCGTCGCGGGCACCGTCATTTCCCGGAGCCAATCCAGCCTGGTGGAGGCCTTCAACAAGATCCTGAACAGCAAGAATCTGCTGCCCACCTACAAACCCAACCTGAGCCCCCCGGCTGACGCCAGCCTGGCGCTGCCGCCCTTCGGGTACCGCTGCCTGGAGTGCGGGGATTCCTTCGCTCTGGAGAAGAGTTTGGCTCGCCACTACGACCGGCGCAGCATGCGCATCGAGGTGACCTGCAACCACTGCACCAAGCGCCTCGTCTTCTTCAACaagtgcagcctgctgctgcacGCCCGCGAGCACAAGGACAAGGGGCTGGTGATGCAGTGCTCCCACCTGGTCATGAGGCCCATCGCTTTGGATCAGATGATCGGGCAGCCGGACATCACCCCGCTGGTCTCCGTGGCTTCTTTCCCTGCTGGCAAAGTGGCCGGCGTGACTCAGGACGCTCTGAGCGCGGCCAACGGGGCCCCGGAGCTCCCCATCCTGCCCCTGAGCAGCAGcggctcagagcagagcaactACAGCTGCTTCAGGTGTCTGGAGTGCAAGGAGCAGTGCAAGGACAAGGCCGGGCTGGCCGCGCACTTCCAGCAGGCGGTGGCCACGGGGACCACCAGCAGCACG GTCTGCACCACGTGCCCCATGATCATGTCCAACCGCTGCAGCTTCAGCGCCCATCAGCGGATGCACAAGAACCGCCCGCCCCACGTCTGCCCCGAGTGTGGGGGGAATTTCCTGCTGGCCAACTTCGAGACCCACCTGAAGGAGTCCTGCCTGCACTTCTCCCGCAGAGTGGGATACAG GTGCCCCAGCTGCGCCGTGGTGTTCGGCGGCGTCAACTCCATCAAATCGCACATCCAGACGTCGCACTGCGAGGTGTTCCACAAGTGCCCCATCTGCCCCATGGCCTTCAAGTCTGCGCCCAGCGCCCACGCGCACGTCTACACGCAGCACCCCGGCTTTGGCAACCAGCAGTCCAA GATGATCTATAAGTGCGCCATGTGCGACACGGTGTTCACCCACAAGCCGCTGCTCTCCTCCCACTTCGACCAACATCTGCTCAATCAGCGCGTCAGCGTTTTCAAGTGCCCGGACTGCCCGCTGCTGTTTGCGCAGAAGCGCACCATGCTGGAGCACCTCAAG aacaCCCATCAGCCCCCGAAGCCGCGGGAGGAGCCGACCAAGAAGGCGGCGGTGCTGCTGACCCCGAAGCAGGAGCCCATGGAAACCCCCGTCCCCAAAATCTCCGACGAATCCTCATCCTCCACGGAGGAGGACGACCCCCCCAGCTCCCCGGAGCTGCGCAAGGCCAAACGCAGCCGCTTCCAGCGCAAAGCGACCAGCAAACCCAAGGGCAGCGGGTGGACCTGCGGCGTCTGCCACTCGTGGTTCCCCGAGCGCGACGAGTACGTGTCGCACATGAAGAAGGACCACGGGAag TCGGTGAAGAAGTTCCCGTGCCACCTCTGTGAGCGCTCCTTCTGCTCCGCTCCCAGCCTGCGCAGACACGTCCGCGTCAACCACGAAGGGATCAAACGCGTCTACCCGTGCCG GTTCTGCACGGAGGGCAAACGGACCTTCAGCAGCCGCCTCATCCTGGAGAAGCACATCCAGGTGCGGCACGGCATTAAGGTGACCGACCAGACCAAGAGCCAGGAGGTCATCATTGCGCGCATCGGGGCCGGCGCCGTGCAG GTGCCCGGCCGCAAGAGGAAGCTCTCCTCGGACGATGGGGACTCGTGCAGCGAGGAGCCCGACAGCACCACCCCCCCCTCCAAGAACCCCAAAGGCGACCGCAAAGCGCCCTTCCGCTGCCGCAAATGTGGGTACGTCGCCAGCAGCGCCGCCGACTTCCAGGAGCACATCCCGCAGCACCGGACTGACGAGAGCTCCCACCAGTGCCGCGAGTGCGGGCTCTGCTTCACCTCCCAGGTGTCCCTCAACCGCCACCGCTTCATCACCCACAAGAAGAAGAAGGGCGCGGGGGAGGCGGAGGAGCCGGGACCCCGCAGCCCCCTGGAAGGAGCTCCGCACGCGGCGGACGGGGCGCTGTCCTGCACCGTCTGCGGCCGCAGCTTCGACAGCCAACTGAACCTCAAGACGCATTTCCGCACGCACGGCATGGCCTTCATCCGCGCGCGGCAGAACGTCAGCCCCGAGAACTGA
- the ZNF687 gene encoding zinc finger protein 687 isoform X2 translates to MGDMKTPDFDDLLAAFDIPDIDTNEAIHSGHDEAEAHIKPVPGEPGPPDHVLPHTDITAVSVIVKNTVCPEQLDALDGRSKDGHGLGSRLLQNGFGAAELPRSPAASPDPNEDSAANLIDRARECKPKEKSLAVPSLSPSPTPSLDCKEPGGEGAEGLPPPFPQPFEGSQAGAVSGPPPSVPCIKKEESDSEEAAREANPKALSAALGENPLEHLKSVTVRYSAGDSPITSWPGSDPSLGSGASSLPEVKHSPSSPREPFFKPSSPVVQSPRIPTSPKQLDDITLKEEREALEKSMGSPQSMSSAEEEEEEEEGNTNDSPSSNSSRPLKVRIKTIKTSCGSITRTVTRVSSDSEPGSARGSAEQSSEDAALEAEKEDGVALEVPREKLDLSSPLKAIEGPKIVSVQLGNGTKIKGTVLPVSTIQNASSAMLIAASVAQQKSVVLPAKTGKAVTKNIINLVPQALPKADTRTNASPVTQTTSVTTTANQKLNGTTVVMVQPQKPSPTVAGTVISRSQSSLVEAFNKILNSKNLLPTYKPNLSPPADASLALPPFGYRCLECGDSFALEKSLARHYDRRSMRIEVTCNHCTKRLVFFNKCSLLLHAREHKDKGLVMQCSHLVMRPIALDQMIGQPDITPLVSVASFPAGKVAGVTQDALSAANGAPELPILPLSSSGSEQSNYSCFRCLECKEQCKDKAGLAAHFQQAVATGTTSSTVCTTCPMIMSNRCSFSAHQRMHKNRPPHVCPECGGNFLLANFETHLKESCLHFSRRVGYRCPSCAVVFGGVNSIKSHIQTSHCEVFHKCPICPMAFKSAPSAHAHVYTQHPGFGNQQSKMIYKCAMCDTVFTHKPLLSSHFDQHLLNQRVSVFKCPDCPLLFAQKRTMLEHLKNTHQPPKPREEPTKKAAVLLTPKQEPMETPVPKISDESSSSTEEDDPPSSPELRKAKRSRFQRKATSKPKGSGWTCGVCHSWFPERDEYVSHMKKDHGKSVKKFPCHLCERSFCSAPSLRRHVRVNHEGIKRVYPCRFCTEGKRTFSSRLILEKHIQVRHGIKVTDQTKSQEVIIARIGAGAVQVPGRKRKLSSDDGDSCSEEPDSTTPPSKNPKGDRKAPFRCRKCGYVASSAADFQEHIPQHRTDESSHQCRECGLCFTSQVSLNRHRFITHKKKKGAGEAEEPGPRSPLEGAPHAADGALSCTVCGRSFDSQLNLKTHFRTHGMAFIRARQNVSPEN, encoded by the exons ATGGGTGACATGAAGACTCCGGACTTTGACGACCTCCTGGCAGCGTTCGACATCCCCGACATCGACACCAATGAGGCCATCCACTCGGGCCACGACGAGGCTGAGGCTCACATCAAACCGGTTCCCGGCGAGCCGGGGCCGCCTGACCACGTCCTCCCCCACACCGACATCACCGCCGTCAGCGTCATCGTGAAGAACACCGTGTGCCCGGAGCAGCTCGATGCGCTGGACGGGCGCAGTAAGGATGGGCACGGCCTCGGCTCCCGCCTACTGCAGAACGGCTTCGGGGCGGCCGAGCTGCCCAGGTCCCCCGCAGCCAG CCCTGATCCCAATGAAGACAGCGCTGCCAACCTGATTGACAGAGCTCGCGAGTGCAAGCCGAAGGAGAAGTCCTTGGCCGTGCCCTCCCTCTCCCCGTCTCCCACCCCATCGCTGGACTGCAAGGAGCCCGGCGGGGAGGGCGCGGAgggccttcccccccccttcccgcAGCCCTTCGAGGgcagccaggctggggctgTGAGCGGGCCGCCTCCCTCCGTGCCCTGCATCAAGAAGGAGGAGTCGGACTCCGAGGAGGCGGCCCGCGAGGCCAACCCGAAGGCTCTGTCTGCTGCGCTGGGGGAGAATCCCCTGGAGCACCTGAAGTCCGTCACCGTCCGCTACTCCGCGGGTGATTCTCCCATCACATCCTGGCCCGGCTCCGACCCCAGCCTGGGCAGCGGTGCCAGCAGTCTGCCCGAGGTGAAGCACTCGCCCAGCAGCCCCCGGGAGCCCTTCTTTAAGCCTTCCTCTCCCGTGGTGCAGAGCCCCAGGATCCCCACTTCTCCAAAGCAGCTGGACGACATCACCCTCAAGGAGGAGCGCGAAGCACTGGAGAAGTCGATGGGAAGTCCGCAGAGTATGTCCAGcgctgaggaggaggaggaggaggaggaaggcaacACCAACGATTCCCCGTCCTCCAATTCCTCGCGGCCGCTGAAAGTGCGGATCAAAACCATCAAGACCTCCTGTGGGAGCATCACCCGCACGGTGACGCGCGTCTCGTCCGACTCAGAGCCCGGCTCTGCCAGGGGTTCGGCCGAGCAGAGCTCCGAGGACGCCGCTCTCGAGGCGGAGAAGGAGGACGGCGTCGCGCTGGAGGTGCCCCGGGAGAAGCTGGATCTCTCCAGCCCCCTGAAAGCCATCGAGGGGCCCAAAATCGTCAGCGTCCAACTCGGCAACGGCACCAAGATCAAAGGCACCGTGCTGCCCGTCTCCACCATCCAGAACGCCAGCAGCGCCATGCTGATCGCCGCCAGCGTGGCGCAGCAGAAGTCCGTGGTGCTGCCGGCCAAGACGGGCAAAGCCGTCACCAAGAACATCATCAACCTGGTGCCGCAGGCGCTGCCCAAGGCCGACACGCGGACCAACGCCAGCCCCGTCACGCAGACCACCAGCGTCACCACCACGGCCAACCAGAAGCTGAACGGCACCACGGTGGTGATGGTGCAGCCGCAGAAGCCCTCCCCGACCGTCGCGGGCACCGTCATTTCCCGGAGCCAATCCAGCCTGGTGGAGGCCTTCAACAAGATCCTGAACAGCAAGAATCTGCTGCCCACCTACAAACCCAACCTGAGCCCCCCGGCTGACGCCAGCCTGGCGCTGCCGCCCTTCGGGTACCGCTGCCTGGAGTGCGGGGATTCCTTCGCTCTGGAGAAGAGTTTGGCTCGCCACTACGACCGGCGCAGCATGCGCATCGAGGTGACCTGCAACCACTGCACCAAGCGCCTCGTCTTCTTCAACaagtgcagcctgctgctgcacGCCCGCGAGCACAAGGACAAGGGGCTGGTGATGCAGTGCTCCCACCTGGTCATGAGGCCCATCGCTTTGGATCAGATGATCGGGCAGCCGGACATCACCCCGCTGGTCTCCGTGGCTTCTTTCCCTGCTGGCAAAGTGGCCGGCGTGACTCAGGACGCTCTGAGCGCGGCCAACGGGGCCCCGGAGCTCCCCATCCTGCCCCTGAGCAGCAGcggctcagagcagagcaactACAGCTGCTTCAGGTGTCTGGAGTGCAAGGAGCAGTGCAAGGACAAGGCCGGGCTGGCCGCGCACTTCCAGCAGGCGGTGGCCACGGGGACCACCAGCAGCACG GTCTGCACCACGTGCCCCATGATCATGTCCAACCGCTGCAGCTTCAGCGCCCATCAGCGGATGCACAAGAACCGCCCGCCCCACGTCTGCCCCGAGTGTGGGGGGAATTTCCTGCTGGCCAACTTCGAGACCCACCTGAAGGAGTCCTGCCTGCACTTCTCCCGCAGAGTGGGATACAG GTGCCCCAGCTGCGCCGTGGTGTTCGGCGGCGTCAACTCCATCAAATCGCACATCCAGACGTCGCACTGCGAGGTGTTCCACAAGTGCCCCATCTGCCCCATGGCCTTCAAGTCTGCGCCCAGCGCCCACGCGCACGTCTACACGCAGCACCCCGGCTTTGGCAACCAGCAGTCCAA GATGATCTATAAGTGCGCCATGTGCGACACGGTGTTCACCCACAAGCCGCTGCTCTCCTCCCACTTCGACCAACATCTGCTCAATCAGCGCGTCAGCGTTTTCAAGTGCCCGGACTGCCCGCTGCTGTTTGCGCAGAAGCGCACCATGCTGGAGCACCTCAAG aacaCCCATCAGCCCCCGAAGCCGCGGGAGGAGCCGACCAAGAAGGCGGCGGTGCTGCTGACCCCGAAGCAGGAGCCCATGGAAACCCCCGTCCCCAAAATCTCCGACGAATCCTCATCCTCCACGGAGGAGGACGACCCCCCCAGCTCCCCGGAGCTGCGCAAGGCCAAACGCAGCCGCTTCCAGCGCAAAGCGACCAGCAAACCCAAGGGCAGCGGGTGGACCTGCGGCGTCTGCCACTCGTGGTTCCCCGAGCGCGACGAGTACGTGTCGCACATGAAGAAGGACCACGGGAag TCGGTGAAGAAGTTCCCGTGCCACCTCTGTGAGCGCTCCTTCTGCTCCGCTCCCAGCCTGCGCAGACACGTCCGCGTCAACCACGAAGGGATCAAACGCGTCTACCCGTGCCG GTTCTGCACGGAGGGCAAACGGACCTTCAGCAGCCGCCTCATCCTGGAGAAGCACATCCAGGTGCGGCACGGCATTAAGGTGACCGACCAGACCAAGAGCCAGGAGGTCATCATTGCGCGCATCGGGGCCGGCGCCGTGCAG GTGCCCGGCCGCAAGAGGAAGCTCTCCTCGGACGATGGGGACTCGTGCAGCGAGGAGCCCGACAGCACCACCCCCCCCTCCAAGAACCCCAAAGGCGACCGCAAAGCGCCCTTCCGCTGCCGCAAATGTGGGTACGTCGCCAGCAGCGCCGCCGACTTCCAGGAGCACATCCCGCAGCACCGGACTGACGAGAGCTCCCACCAGTGCCGCGAGTGCGGGCTCTGCTTCACCTCCCAGGTGTCCCTCAACCGCCACCGCTTCATCACCCACAAGAAGAAGAAGGGCGCGGGGGAGGCGGAGGAGCCGGGACCCCGCAGCCCCCTGGAAGGAGCTCCGCACGCGGCGGACGGGGCGCTGTCCTGCACCGTCTGCGGCCGCAGCTTCGACAGCCAACTGAACCTCAAGACGCATTTCCGCACGCACGGCATGGCCTTCATCCGCGCGCGGCAGAACGTCAGCCCCGAGAACTGA